Proteins encoded together in one Marispirochaeta sp. window:
- a CDS encoding HD domain-containing phosphohydrolase, which translates to MIDGPESSEKLYNSRNIQVWVRFLERKYPDVSIGRILDHAGMKSYEVNDDGHWFTQTQIDRFYEKTVQLTRNLTIAREAGRFATAIETKSLIRRYLLGFLGPQQAYSILEKSSALITRSSVFKVRKIDSHSVEIVVSPLPGIKEKHYQCENRMGIFESIALAFTHRLPKIDHSECVFRGDTICRYEVRWEATSLVPIRKLRYGFAAVSVMFTAGSFPLIPQTGWLLLSLGLLSVNLILTLLAKNRERHHMMETLDELRQSTEELALQTRINYNNTTVSHEVGEAISKYTCIDDVLSNVAQIFEKLLNYDRGVIMLANEDGSRLEFRAGFGYTRDHLSLLNETGFHLDKKGSKGIFVLSYRERRSFLVNDLNEIEKDLSARSLAFARSTGTRSFICCPIVCEEESLGILAVDNVQSKQPLLSSDLNMLRGIASVIGMSIKNARLIESREEQFKSIIQVLASSIDARDNLTAGHSEKVTQYSIGISRELGLSKDFQEMIRIAALLHDYGKIGVPDSILKKQGGLTPVEYAVIKTHAAKTHGILSQIAWDGIYTQVPRIASSHHERLDGEGYPKGLKGNEIPLGARIIAVGDFYDAITSQRHYRQPMLADEALELLMKEADHHLDRRVIMAFFMYLQKNNLVQRVPDFIKRLA; encoded by the coding sequence ATGATAGACGGTCCGGAAAGTTCGGAAAAATTATATAACAGCCGCAATATACAGGTATGGGTACGTTTCCTGGAAAGGAAATATCCTGATGTCAGTATCGGCAGAATCCTTGATCATGCGGGTATGAAATCCTACGAGGTCAACGATGACGGACACTGGTTCACCCAGACCCAGATAGACCGTTTCTACGAAAAGACCGTTCAGCTTACCAGAAACCTGACCATAGCCCGCGAGGCAGGACGTTTTGCCACCGCCATTGAGACAAAGTCCCTGATTCGGCGCTATCTACTTGGTTTTCTCGGCCCACAGCAGGCCTATTCAATACTGGAAAAGTCCTCGGCTCTGATTACCCGTTCTTCGGTGTTCAAGGTGCGAAAGATTGATTCTCATTCGGTAGAGATAGTTGTAAGCCCTCTGCCAGGGATCAAGGAAAAGCACTATCAGTGTGAAAACAGAATGGGTATTTTCGAATCTATCGCCCTGGCGTTTACCCACCGTTTGCCGAAAATCGATCATAGTGAGTGTGTTTTCCGGGGCGATACCATCTGCAGATACGAGGTCCGCTGGGAGGCAACCTCTCTGGTTCCGATCCGGAAGCTGCGCTACGGTTTTGCTGCTGTAAGTGTAATGTTTACCGCAGGTAGTTTTCCTTTGATCCCTCAGACAGGCTGGCTGCTGCTTTCCCTCGGTCTGCTTTCTGTAAACCTGATTCTTACTCTTCTTGCCAAGAACCGCGAAAGACATCACATGATGGAAACGCTGGATGAACTGCGGCAATCGACGGAAGAGCTGGCTCTGCAGACGAGGATTAACTACAACAATACGACTGTTTCCCACGAAGTGGGAGAAGCAATCAGCAAGTATACCTGCATAGATGATGTATTGAGCAACGTGGCTCAAATCTTTGAAAAGCTGCTTAATTACGACCGGGGCGTCATTATGCTGGCCAACGAAGACGGCTCCAGGCTTGAATTCCGGGCTGGATTCGGCTACACCCGGGACCATCTGTCCCTGTTAAACGAAACCGGGTTTCACCTCGATAAAAAGGGTTCCAAGGGGATCTTTGTGTTGAGTTACCGGGAACGGCGCTCGTTTCTGGTAAATGATTTGAACGAGATCGAAAAGGACCTTTCCGCCAGAAGCCTGGCTTTTGCCCGCAGCACCGGTACCCGCTCTTTTATCTGCTGTCCCATTGTCTGTGAAGAGGAATCCCTGGGTATCCTGGCAGTGGATAATGTACAGAGCAAACAGCCGCTTTTGAGCAGTGATCTGAACATGCTGCGGGGAATTGCCTCGGTTATCGGGATGAGCATTAAAAATGCCCGGTTGATCGAGAGCCGCGAGGAGCAGTTCAAGTCCATTATCCAGGTTCTGGCATCAAGTATCGATGCCCGGGATAATCTGACCGCGGGTCATTCAGAGAAGGTTACGCAGTATTCCATCGGGATAAGCAGGGAGCTGGGATTAAGCAAGGATTTTCAGGAGATGATCCGCATTGCCGCCCTGCTTCACGATTACGGTAAGATAGGCGTTCCCGATTCAATCCTGAAAAAACAGGGAGGGCTTACGCCGGTGGAATACGCGGTTATTAAAACCCATGCCGCCAAGACCCATGGCATCTTAAGCCAGATTGCCTGGGACGGAATCTATACCCAGGTACCCAGGATTGCCTCCTCTCATCATGAACGGCTTGACGGTGAAGGGTATCCGAAAGGCCTTAAGGGAAACGAAATTCCCCTGGGGGCCAGAATTATCGCGGTGGGCGATTTTTACGATGCCATTACTTCACAGCGTCATTATCGCCAGCCAATGCTGGCAGATGAGGCCCTCGAACTGCTGATGAAGGAGGCGGATCATCACCTGGACAGACGGGTAATCATGGCCTTCTTTATGTACCTGCAGAAGAATAATCTGGTCCAGCGCGTTCCGGACTTTATCAAGCGCCTGGCTTAA